Proteins encoded within one genomic window of Amycolatopsis sp. 2-15:
- a CDS encoding cytidylyltransferase domain-containing protein has translation MSPMREGLGVNAVIQARSSSTRLPGKVLRPLAGRSVLGWVVRAAAAAPGVDQVVVATSDAPDDDAVALEAERCGALVARGPLDDVVARFGVALSSYPADAVVRLTADCPLLDPALVGRLAAVWRAEPSLDYVSTTLVRTLPRGFDAELVRAEVLVEQVSTASGPDREHVTSAIYRQPSRYSCTGVVVSPAADDLRVTLDTPEDWDLISAVVDSLGDQPASWRSVVALLRSRPDLVALNAHVEQKKLGQ, from the coding sequence ATGTCACCCATGCGTGAAGGCCTCGGCGTCAACGCCGTGATCCAGGCCCGGTCCTCCTCGACGCGCCTGCCGGGCAAGGTGCTGCGTCCCCTGGCCGGGCGCAGTGTGCTCGGCTGGGTCGTCCGCGCGGCAGCCGCCGCTCCCGGTGTGGACCAGGTGGTGGTCGCCACCTCGGATGCGCCCGACGACGACGCCGTGGCCCTCGAAGCCGAGCGCTGCGGCGCGCTGGTCGCACGCGGCCCGCTCGACGACGTGGTGGCTCGCTTCGGCGTGGCGCTCTCGTCGTACCCGGCCGACGCGGTGGTCCGGCTCACCGCCGACTGCCCCCTGCTCGACCCCGCACTGGTCGGCCGGCTGGCGGCGGTGTGGCGCGCGGAACCGTCGCTGGACTACGTGAGCACCACGCTCGTGCGGACGCTGCCGCGGGGATTCGACGCGGAGCTGGTGCGGGCCGAGGTGCTCGTCGAGCAGGTTTCGACGGCGTCGGGCCCGGACCGCGAGCACGTGACGTCGGCGATCTACCGGCAGCCTTCGCGGTACTCGTGCACGGGCGTGGTGGTGAGCCCGGCCGCCGACGACTTGCGCGTCACCCTCGACACCCCGGAGGACTGGGACCTGATCTCGGCGGTTGTCGACTCGCTGGGCGACCAGCCGGCTTCCTGGCGTTCGGTGGTCGCCCTGCTGCGTTCACGGCCGGACCTGGTGGCGCTCAACGCGCACGTCGAGCAGAAGAAGCTCGGCCAGTGA
- a CDS encoding spore coat protein — MKLLLRADASPVIGAGHISRVVAYAERAVARGWDVSFAGATDNAEWLASRFDELSVPRLPVSDWPSLAAGFDTVLVDHYGLGDLRGEVNAAGALLVSLEDDTFGRRPADVVVDAGFTPSSRPADGSGVLLRGVAYTALRSGVLAARARRSAVASASLRVTVVLGGGAEWSGTVGVLLRALAATGLPFSADALVRGEPALPVLSDDQSIRVAAPHPGLLDLLATTDVAVSATGVTFLELCCLGIPTAAVQLVDNQGPGYRAALDLGLAVGLGDAGSLADRLPAVVSALGELLSDPGLRSSLSTAAASTVDGLGADRVLDVIASL, encoded by the coding sequence GTGAAGCTCCTGCTGCGCGCCGACGCGTCCCCGGTGATCGGCGCGGGCCACATCTCGCGCGTCGTGGCCTACGCCGAGCGCGCCGTCGCCCGCGGCTGGGACGTCTCCTTCGCGGGCGCCACGGACAACGCGGAATGGCTGGCTTCGCGCTTCGACGAGCTGTCGGTGCCGCGCTTGCCCGTCTCCGACTGGCCGTCCTTGGCTGCCGGTTTCGACACGGTCCTCGTGGACCACTACGGCCTCGGCGACCTGCGCGGCGAGGTCAACGCCGCCGGCGCGCTGCTGGTGTCCCTGGAGGATGACACCTTCGGCCGTCGCCCCGCGGATGTCGTGGTCGACGCGGGGTTTACGCCTTCGTCTCGCCCTGCGGATGGTTCGGGCGTGCTGCTGCGGGGCGTGGCGTACACGGCGCTGCGCTCGGGGGTGCTGGCTGCTCGGGCCCGTCGGTCTGCTGTCGCTTCCGCCTCGCTCCGTGTCACCGTCGTCCTGGGCGGCGGCGCCGAGTGGTCGGGGACGGTCGGCGTGTTGCTCCGCGCCCTCGCGGCCACGGGGTTGCCATTTTCAGCCGATGCGCTGGTCCGGGGTGAGCCCGCGTTGCCTGTTCTGTCGGACGACCAGTCGATCCGGGTCGCCGCCCCGCACCCGGGCCTGCTTGATCTTCTGGCCACCACGGACGTCGCCGTGAGCGCCACCGGCGTCACCTTCCTGGAACTCTGCTGCCTCGGCATCCCGACGGCGGCGGTGCAGCTGGTGGACAACCAGGGGCCGGGTTACCGGGCGGCTCTTGACCTCGGCTTGGCGGTGGGCCTGGGTGACGCCGGTTCGCTGGCGGATCGTTTGCCCGCCGTGGTTTCCGCGCTCGGCGAGCTGCTGTCGGATCCCGGCCTGCGGTCCTCGTTGTCCACTGCAGCCGCGTCTACTGTGGACGGACTCGGTGCGGACCGGGTCCTGGACGTCATCGCCTCGCTGTGA